The following coding sequences lie in one Verrucomicrobiia bacterium genomic window:
- a CDS encoding class I SAM-dependent methyltransferase has protein sequence MPTPETSPSELNHLRQTWETLGAEDPLWAVVSHPSKRGGGWNVADFLATGRSDIDRLRSILARHPGTPDRFRHVLDFGCGVGRLTQAWRPHADSVTGVDISEPMIRQAERLAAGHPGIQFLVNVRPDLAALPDGHFDLCFSYICLQHMPWPLARAYLAEFARVCTPGGWLLFQLPSRPPPTAGLARLRQSLVNLLPFGLDRSYRRWKHGSAAVFDVYYTPPDTVIQTATDLGLTFCLRESDPSAGPDTEGFLYLFRRPAGPA, from the coding sequence ATGCCCACGCCCGAGACGTCCCCGTCCGAGCTCAATCACCTGAGGCAGACCTGGGAAACCCTCGGCGCCGAGGACCCCCTCTGGGCCGTCGTCAGTCATCCCTCCAAACGCGGCGGCGGCTGGAACGTCGCCGACTTCCTCGCCACCGGCCGCTCCGACATCGACCGCCTTCGCTCCATCCTCGCCCGACATCCGGGCACGCCCGACCGTTTCCGCCATGTCCTCGACTTCGGCTGCGGCGTCGGCCGCCTCACCCAGGCCTGGCGGCCCCACGCCGATTCCGTGACCGGCGTGGATATCTCGGAACCCATGATCCGTCAGGCCGAACGCCTCGCCGCCGGCCACCCAGGCATCCAGTTCCTCGTCAATGTCCGCCCGGACCTCGCCGCCCTCCCCGACGGTCACTTCGATCTCTGCTTCTCCTACATCTGCCTCCAGCACATGCCCTGGCCCCTCGCCCGGGCCTACCTCGCCGAATTCGCCCGCGTCTGCACTCCCGGGGGTTGGCTCCTCTTTCAGTTGCCGTCCCGCCCCCCTCCCACCGCCGGCCTCGCCCGCCTCCGCCAATCCCTCGTCAATCTCCTCCCCTTCGGACTCGACCGCTCCTACCGCCGCTGGAAACACGGCAGCGCCGCCGTCTTCGACGTGTACTACACCCCCCCGGACACCGTCATCCAGACGGCCACCGACCTCGGCCTGACCTTTTGCCTCCGCGAATCCGATCCCTCCGCAGGACCCGATACCGAAGGCTTCCTGTACCTCTTCCGCCGCCCGGCCGGGCCCGCCTGA
- a CDS encoding O-antigen ligase family protein — protein sequence MFRELGLPAWVAIYLVAIPLAVIVGVSVADPSSPKSLLTLAMLLGVGLLPLMLRYYHESLIICWNSALVVFFLPGRPTLAMIMVALTLGMAVLHRVMQRRPLTLPAGPTIAPLVIIGIVVLATALATGGIGGRAFGEEMWGARRYFGVFFGILGYLALISSPIPPERAHLLAGLFILSGVTAAVSDLAYAFDLTFLFLLFSTELAFLQAVGDQMIGGFTRLTGVCWAAWAVFNYLLLRYGIRGLLDVTRPWRMGLAVLALFGTLMGGYRSYIILTILIIGFLFFLEGLHRTKVLFFTLLTALLTTLAVLPNARALPLAVQRSLSVIPFVNVDPVALRDAQGTLDWRLEMWKTVLPEVPRYLLVGKGFAYSGTDYYLTEQAFIRGLVQKSYEGALISGNYHNGFLTVIIPFGIWGLIAFTWFISVAFWALVRNHRYGDPRLAGINRFFLASFLTKLVFYLTIYGQFDLDLQGFTGLLGMSLAINRGIRSPARAPAFVPQPRGGLAQSESPALSPA from the coding sequence ATGTTTCGTGAACTGGGACTCCCCGCATGGGTGGCCATTTATTTGGTGGCCATCCCCCTGGCGGTGATCGTCGGCGTCAGCGTTGCGGACCCGTCCTCGCCGAAAAGCCTGCTGACCCTGGCCATGCTCCTCGGGGTCGGTCTGCTCCCGCTGATGCTGCGCTACTACCATGAGTCGCTCATCATCTGCTGGAATTCCGCCCTCGTGGTCTTCTTCCTCCCGGGCCGCCCGACCCTCGCCATGATCATGGTCGCCCTCACCCTGGGCATGGCCGTCCTGCACCGCGTCATGCAGCGCCGTCCCCTGACCCTCCCCGCCGGTCCCACCATCGCCCCGCTCGTCATCATTGGAATCGTCGTCCTGGCCACCGCGCTGGCCACCGGCGGCATCGGCGGACGTGCCTTCGGCGAGGAAATGTGGGGCGCCCGTCGCTACTTCGGCGTCTTTTTCGGCATCCTCGGCTACCTCGCCCTGATCTCATCGCCCATCCCCCCCGAACGGGCCCACCTGCTGGCCGGCCTCTTCATCCTCTCCGGCGTGACCGCCGCCGTCAGCGATCTGGCCTATGCCTTCGACCTCACCTTCCTGTTCCTCCTGTTCTCAACCGAACTCGCCTTCCTTCAGGCGGTCGGCGACCAGATGATCGGCGGGTTCACCCGGCTCACCGGCGTCTGCTGGGCCGCCTGGGCGGTCTTCAATTACCTGCTCCTCCGGTACGGGATCCGCGGCCTCCTCGACGTGACCCGCCCCTGGCGAATGGGCCTCGCGGTCCTGGCACTCTTCGGAACCCTCATGGGAGGCTACCGCTCCTACATCATCCTCACCATTCTCATCATCGGCTTCCTCTTCTTCCTCGAAGGTCTCCACCGCACCAAGGTGCTGTTCTTCACCCTGCTGACCGCCCTCCTCACCACGCTCGCCGTGCTCCCGAACGCCCGGGCGCTTCCCCTCGCCGTGCAGCGTTCGCTCAGCGTCATCCCCTTCGTCAATGTGGACCCCGTCGCCCTTCGCGATGCCCAGGGCACCCTGGACTGGCGTCTCGAAATGTGGAAGACGGTCCTCCCGGAGGTGCCGCGATACCTGCTCGTCGGCAAGGGGTTCGCCTACAGTGGCACCGACTATTACCTCACCGAACAGGCGTTCATCCGCGGACTCGTCCAGAAATCGTACGAGGGCGCCCTCATCAGCGGCAACTATCACAACGGCTTCCTGACCGTCATCATCCCCTTCGGCATCTGGGGCCTCATCGCCTTCACCTGGTTCATCTCCGTCGCCTTCTGGGCCCTGGTCCGAAACCATCGCTATGGCGACCCGCGCCTCGCCGGCATCAACCGCTTCTTCCTCGCCTCGTTCCTCACCAAGCTGGTGTTCTATCTCACCATCTACGGGCAGTTCGACCTCGACCTCCAGGGCTTCACCGGCCTCCTCGGCATGAGCCTCGCCATCAATCGCGGAATCCGCTCCCCGGCCCGTGCCCCCGCCTTCGTGCCCCAACCCCGGGGCGGCCTCGCACAATCCGAATCTCCCGCCCTCTCCCCCGCCTGA